The Congregibacter litoralis KT71 genome contains a region encoding:
- the pheS gene encoding phenylalanine--tRNA ligase subunit alpha, with product MENLEKLAEEARSAINAAPDVPALEAARVDYLGKKGALTALLKGLSSLSAEERPAAGAQINVVKQEMQALIGERKAALEEAAISARLASESIDVTLPGRSVGGGRIHPISRTIERIEAFFGSAGFSVADGPEVEQDYYNFEALNFPPHHPARAEHDTFFVDPTTVLRTHTSPVQVRVMESSEPPLRIICPGRVYRCDSDLTHTPMFHQVEGLLVDEHSSLADLKGLIEQFLQVFFEKEFAVRFRPSYFPFVEPGAEVDIQCVHCGGDGCRVCSHTGWLEVMGCGMVHPRVFEMAGIDPERYSGFAFGMGVERLAMLRYGVNDLRLFFENDLRFLAQF from the coding sequence ATGGAAAATCTTGAAAAACTTGCCGAAGAGGCGCGCAGCGCAATCAATGCGGCTCCGGATGTGCCCGCCCTGGAGGCAGCCCGGGTGGATTACCTGGGTAAGAAAGGGGCCCTGACGGCGCTCCTCAAGGGCCTGTCGTCACTGTCGGCGGAAGAGAGGCCCGCTGCAGGCGCGCAGATCAATGTCGTCAAGCAGGAGATGCAGGCACTCATCGGTGAGCGCAAAGCGGCTCTGGAGGAGGCGGCGATCAGTGCGCGTCTGGCCAGTGAGTCCATTGATGTCACGCTCCCGGGACGCTCCGTGGGTGGTGGTCGCATACATCCCATCAGTCGCACCATCGAACGTATTGAGGCGTTTTTTGGCTCCGCCGGTTTTTCTGTTGCCGATGGTCCGGAAGTGGAACAGGACTACTACAACTTCGAGGCGCTGAATTTTCCGCCCCACCATCCCGCCCGGGCCGAGCACGACACCTTTTTTGTCGATCCGACGACGGTGCTGCGGACGCACACCTCGCCCGTGCAGGTGCGCGTCATGGAGAGCAGCGAGCCGCCCCTGCGAATTATCTGTCCGGGACGGGTCTACCGTTGCGACTCGGATCTGACCCACACACCGATGTTTCATCAGGTCGAGGGCCTTCTCGTCGATGAGCACTCCAGTCTTGCGGATCTCAAGGGACTCATCGAGCAGTTTTTGCAGGTGTTTTTTGAGAAGGAGTTTGCCGTGCGCTTTCGTCCTTCCTATTTTCCCTTTGTAGAACCGGGCGCCGAAGTCGATATCCAGTGCGTGCACTGCGGTGGCGACGGCTGTCGGGTGTGCAGTCACACGGGCTGGCTGGAGGTCATGGGCTGCGGCATGGTGCATCCCCGGGTGTTTGAGATGGCCGGCATCGATCCCGAGCGCTACTCCGGTTTTGCCTTTGGCATGGGTGTAGAGCGCCTGGCCATGCTGCGCTATGGCGTGAACGATCTGCGTCTGTTCTTCGAAAATGATCTGCGCTTTCTGGCGCAATTTTGA
- the rplT gene encoding 50S ribosomal protein L20, whose protein sequence is MPRVKRGVVAHRRHKKILKQAKGYYGARSRVFRVAKQAVTKAGQYAYRDRRQRKRQFRALWITRINAQSRANGLTYSKLINGLKKADIGLDRRVLADLAVHDKPAFAAVVEQAKAALAA, encoded by the coding sequence ATGCCTCGCGTAAAACGTGGTGTCGTCGCCCATCGCCGACACAAGAAAATTCTGAAGCAAGCCAAAGGTTATTACGGAGCGCGTTCACGCGTCTTTCGCGTAGCCAAGCAGGCCGTCACAAAAGCAGGTCAGTACGCCTATCGTGACCGTCGTCAGCGCAAGCGTCAGTTCCGTGCCCTGTGGATCACGCGTATCAACGCCCAGTCCCGTGCCAATGGTTTGACTTACAGCAAGCTGATCAACGGCCTGAAGAAAGCCGACATCGGTTTGGATCGTCGCGTACTGGCGGATCTCGCCGTACATGACAAGCCAGCCTTTGCAGCAGTCGTGGAGCAAGCCAAGGCAGCTCTCGCTGCCTGA
- the rpmI gene encoding 50S ribosomal protein L35, whose amino-acid sequence MPKAKIHSGAAKRFKKTAGGYKRKSAHKSHILTKMTTKRKRQLRGTSMIHDNDKVLIDRMLRAR is encoded by the coding sequence ATGCCTAAAGCAAAAATTCACAGCGGAGCGGCTAAGCGCTTCAAAAAAACCGCGGGCGGCTACAAGCGCAAGAGTGCGCACAAGAGCCATATCCTGACCAAAATGACCACTAAGCGTAAGCGTCAGCTGCGTGGAACTTCAATGATCCACGACAATGACAAAGTGCTCATCGACCGCATGTTGCGGGCGCGCTAA
- the infC gene encoding translation initiation factor IF-3 produces MSKDSGKGKRSLINDEIVADKVRLVGAEGEQVGIVPLAEARAAAEAAGMDLVLIADQSDPMVCKVMDYGKHIFEAKKQKNAQKKKQKRTQLKEMKFRPGTEEGDYQVKLRNLVRFLENGDKAKVTLRFRGREMAHQEIGMELLKRVEADLAELGGVEQFPKMEGRQMTMVIAPKRKNG; encoded by the coding sequence ATCAGCAAAGATAGCGGTAAGGGCAAAAGATCCCTTATCAATGACGAAATAGTCGCGGATAAGGTCCGTTTGGTGGGTGCAGAAGGCGAGCAGGTGGGTATTGTTCCCCTCGCTGAGGCACGGGCGGCTGCAGAAGCTGCCGGCATGGACCTTGTACTGATTGCGGATCAGTCGGATCCCATGGTCTGTAAGGTCATGGATTACGGCAAGCACATCTTCGAGGCGAAGAAGCAGAAAAACGCCCAGAAGAAAAAGCAAAAGCGCACGCAGCTTAAAGAAATGAAGTTTCGTCCAGGGACGGAGGAAGGAGACTACCAGGTAAAACTACGCAACCTGGTGCGTTTCCTCGAGAACGGGGATAAGGCCAAAGTCACGCTGCGGTTTCGCGGTCGTGAGATGGCTCACCAGGAGATCGGCATGGAGCTGCTCAAGCGAGTAGAAGCCGATCTTGCGGAACTTGGCGGTGTCGAGCAGTTTCCGAAAATGGAAGGCCGGCAGATGACCATGGTTATTGCCCCGAAAAGGAAGAATGGCTAG